In the Bombus pyrosoma isolate SC7728 linkage group LG15, ASM1482585v1, whole genome shotgun sequence genome, one interval contains:
- the LOC122575844 gene encoding origin recognition complex subunit 2: MSTENLRRSSRLKVRKPKRYMSSNSDENLDDNPVNAVENELRDVEENVQKPVELFSSDDVSGQALYKFQTPSRKDAMTKKAHLCRTPINDVPLPIAKVVLEKINVCNKEQPKTSKKDQKISKIPVIQRKYESGLTSSESESISESSDYHPFEDTEETTDSEDVVSSNDEKDQMKTRNQKQKFISQSHLLNTPKRVTRKNKPSIIHKDFHMQTDEYFATQSEKVVTSDRTLEHLRNSRLTKEKLEKLLANQSHVSLQHKKNIYSVTNNYSTLFPMWYFIMEQGYTVLLYGLGSKRCLINDFYKSISYHPSLVVNGFFPSLTMKDILDGIIIDLLELSCPSNTTECIDLIEKTLRKNPKDRLYLLIHNIDGMMLRSNKAQDLLSCLANIPNICVLASVDHINAPLLWDHTKHSKFKFFWWDTTTFLSYQEETSYESSLLVKQSGALALSSLHNVFLSLTSNAKSIYLLLVKNQLSNSNNVNFTGMAFKDLYRAAREGFLVSSDLALRAQLTEFIDHKLVKIKRNIDSIEHLIIPLSSGLLKQFLEEYDT; this comes from the exons ATGTCTACCGAAAATTTACGACGATCTTCACGACTAAAAG tAAGAAAACCTAAAAGGTATATGTCATCCAATTCAGATGAAAATTTGGATGATAATCCAGTAAATGCAGTAGAAAATGAACTCAGAGATGTAGAAGAGAATGTACAAAAGCCAGTTg aattattttcaagtgATGATGTAAGCGGACAGGcattatataaattccaaACACCTAGTAGAAAAGATGCTATGACAAAGAAGGCACATTTATGTCGTACACCTATTAATGATGTTCCATTACCCATAGCTAAAGTTGTTCTTGAAAAGataaatgtttgtaataaaGAACAACCAAAAACATCAAAGAAAGAccagaaaatttcaaaaa ttCCTGttattcaaagaaaatatgaatctgGATTAACATCAAGTGAAAGTGAGAGTATATCTGAATCTAGTGATTATCATCCATTTGAAGATACTGAAGAAACAACCGATAGTGAGGATGTAGTATCTAGTAATGATGAAAAAGATCAGATGAAAACAAGGAACCAaaagcaaaaatttatatcacaGTCACATTTATTGAATACACCAAAAAGAGtaactagaaaaaataaacctTCAATTATTCATAAAGATTTT catATGCAAACTGATGAATACTTTGCAACACAATCAGAAAAGGTAGTTACATCCGATCGGACGTTAGAACATCTACGTAATTCTCgtttaacaaaagaaaaattggaaaaattgttagCAAATCAAAGTCATGTATCTTTACaacataaaaagaatatttattcagtAACTAATAACTACTCTACGCTGTTTCCTATGTGGTATTTTATTATGGA gCAAGGCTATACTGTATTGCTTTACGGCTTAGGTTCAAAAAGATGTTTAatcaatgatttttataaaagtatatctTATCATCCATCACTAGTAGTAAATGGATTCTTTCCTAGTTTAACTATGAAAGAT atactTGATGGTATAATTATTGACTTATTGGAGTTAAGTTGTCCTAGCAATACAACTGAATGCATTGATCTTATTGAAAAAACTTTAAGGAAAAATCCAAAAGACAgattgtatttgttaatacataatatagaTGGTATGATGCTACGTTCAAATAAAGCTCAAGATTTACTATCTTGTCTTGCAAATATACCAAATATTTGTGTTTTAGCATCAGTTGATCACATTAATGCCCCGCTAT TATGGGACCATACAAAACACTCCAAATTCAAGTTTTTTTGGTGGGACACAACAACATTTCTATCTTATCAAGAAGAAACATCTTATGAAAGTTCGCTTTTGGTTAAGCAAAGTGGTGCTCTTGCTTTATCATCTCTTCATAATGTTTTCCTTTCTCTAACTTCAAATGCTAAGTCAATCTATCTATTGCTTGTAAAGAATCAGCTAAGCAACAgtaataatgttaattttactg gAATGGCATTTAAAGATCTTTATCGAGCTGCCCGTGAAGGATTTCTTGTAAGCTCAGATTTAGCATTAAGAGCACAATTAACTGAGTTTATAGATCACAAGTTAGTTAAAATAAAGCGCAACATTGATAGTATTGAACATCTTATCATTCCATTAAGTTCTGGACTTCTAAAGCAGTTTCTAGAAGAATACGatacatga